The DNA sequence TGCCATCAACATCAAGAATGATTAACTGGATACTCATAAGACACCTTTTGTACTTGGAATACCGCTATTTTCATTGATTGCAACTGCACGCCTTAAGGCAACTGCAAGTGCTTTGAATGATGCCTCAATAATATGGTGCTTATTTTTACCTCTATTATAAATAAGGTGCAATGTCAACGAAAGATTGGATGTAAATGCACGAAAAAACTCCTCAACAAGCTCCACATCAAATGTTCCTACTTTGCCACCAATAGGTAACTCAAAGACGAGAAAACCACGGTTTGACAGGTCAATATCACAAGTAATGCTTGCTTCATCCATTACCACTGTTGCATTACCAAATCGCTCAATGCTTTTAACTGGATAGATTACTTCACGAAGTGCCTGTGCAATGACTATCCCCACATCTTCAACTGTATGATGATCGTCAATATGTATATCACCATTACATTTGACCTCCATGTCAATATGTGCATGTTTGGTAAAAGCTTCAAGCATATGATCAAAAAATCCTATACCGGTATCAATCTTTGCTCTCCCTTTACCATAAAGGTTTACTTTCACACTAATTTGTGTCTCTTTTGTTTCTCGTCTTTTCTC is a window from the Sulfurovum sp. genome containing:
- the hisB gene encoding imidazoleglycerol-phosphate dehydratase HisB, giving the protein MIEKRRETKETQISVKVNLYGKGRAKIDTGIGFFDHMLEAFTKHAHIDMEVKCNGDIHIDDHHTVEDVGIVIAQALREVIYPVKSIERFGNATVVMDEASITCDIDLSNRGFLVFELPIGGKVGTFDVELVEEFFRAFTSNLSLTLHLIYNRGKNKHHIIEASFKALAVALRRAVAINENSGIPSTKGVL